cccgttcccactcctttcttcctgctgggttttggggtgtgggagcattcgggtcctgcctggccactgcttgtatcttacccccttcgtgtgatgttgagttcttacAGATGTAGATgtgtcctggctgttgtactgcatccactggtgtctcttttaggaatagttgtatttattgtattttcataaatatatatgttttggggaggcgATTTGCTCTGaactactcacgacgccatcttcccgtgatccaagcagcaattatttcttaagaGGCGATTTCTCATGGTTTGACATATACCAAGCACTGATAAGCAATAGAATACAAAGCATTTATACTGAGTACCTCACCTCTGTTGCATTAATTTTATCAAAACAAACCTAGGGGACCAATGCTATTCTACTTGCATAGGCCATGTATgagctttaattatttttttctgctgtggTAGTGTCCATTGCTGTAAAGTGGAGACTCTCAGTTATGTGATATAGAAGAAATTGGAATAGCTTCCTAAAGGCTTTGTGAATGGACGCTCATCATGGACAGCCTGTTGCATGTCCACCCTCAATGTAGATCTGGAGTCCTGGAACCTTCCTGGTGGCCCACCCTTACCTTTAGGCTGCTTTGAACCCAGGGGAGAATGGTCTCCACAGCTCTCCTCAGCTTGGCATTGCCTATGATCAGGATAGCTGCACATCCCAAGGGATAGGCTGCCACCATCCCTACACAGACCATCACACTGAACCTGTTGTGCCACTGAATCAGCAAAGGCACTGAGATTAAGGCCAGTACAGAGTGATACCATGCAGAGGCCAAGGAAGGAGATGAGAGATTTGAGTGCTTTGATGTGGGCCTCCAGGCTGGGGTCACAAGAGTCTCTGGTTTTGGCCCTCTGTGTCCTCATAGGTGTCCCCAGGGAGGCAATCAGCACTGcagaagaaaccagaaaaaacaagaaaggagGGATGGACCctaggctgcagaagaagaaggAATGATAGAAATCGAGTTTCACAGTTTGCAAATtgaattctgtatttttattcaaGTAGAGCACAGTTGTGATGGTGAAATGAGATCTGTTAAAAAAAGTCCCACAAACAGAGGGCAGTGCAGGCACAGGAGAAAAGAACAGCATGCAGGAGCATCTGGCGGATCTTCCTGGTGATCCACGTTGCCACACAGAGCAGGAAGGTGTGAGAGAAACAGACAACCTTGGCACAGCGGGGGAGACTGAGGCGGGTGGTGAGCCAGAACCCAGCTTGATCTGTGACCGTCCAGAGCATGACGATGGTTTGGTAGCTGAGACTCAGTGGGTCTGTCACCCGCTGTAAGTGGGTAGGAGGGAGGGATGGCATTCAGAAAAAGCAGCCCATGCAGGAAAAGCTGGGTGAAGCTGAGACTCAGCAGGATAAGATCACAGTTGCTCAGGGGCTTCCTCTGCACCATGTCCCAAAAATTCACCAAGAAAATGAAGGCATTTGCCTGGATCCCCGCTGCAAATTCCAGGAGTGAAGGGGACAGAAATGCACTCCTGATGTCATGAGACAGTCATGATGGGAGAAACAATCAGCATGATGTCTCTTACTCGGCTGATGTAAGGCTCATGCAGTGGCCGGCAGAGCGCAAGACGTGTACACGCTGAGCCAGGACCGTCCCTTCATGAGGCATCTCACCTTTGCCCTGGATCTGTCCCGAAGTGAGTGGGTCAGAAGTTCTGATAGCAGCCTTGGAGGGATATTTGTTACTTTAGGCTGTCTCTTGGATACATGTAAGTGCTGGGTGTAAGAGCAGAAGAACGATGGTTCTGTCTCTTGGGTGATGCAGAAGCTTCTAATAAACCCATGTGTTTCTGCACAACAGCCTCAGCAGAGGGCGGCAGCATGACATCAAGGATGCAAACAAAACGGTCTCAATTTCCCCAGCCCAGTTTTGCATGCCCATCGGGACCTGCGTGGGTGGAGAAGACAGTAGGATTTGCTTATGGGTTTCCAGGGAACCAGCAGTAGGTAAAGCATATATTCTTAATGAACTAAGGTTTGAAATGGTGCCTCTTTCCATGTGCAGGCCTTCTATTTTCCCCGAGGCATGTTTTATCAGAGACTTGTTTTTCAGTCTGCAGAATGCACAGCTCCTCGCCTGCATCAGCATGACTGGAATGACTGCCATGGCTAAAAGTTTCATTTGACCATCGTTATTATGCCAGGTACTGTAGGAGGCGCATAACATGAACAAGCCTCCACTTTGCCAGGGAGGGAGAGGCTGGGGTGCCCTCTGGCCCCCGTTATGTCAGGAGCCTTTTAACTACTCCCTCTATTTCCCATCCCCATTCCCTTACTCCATTTTCCCCAAAGCAACAAGAGTGATCCTATTAAATATAACTCAGATCATGTCATTGCTCTGTTCAAACCTTTcgggccccccccaccccatttcccGCACCATAAAAGGCTAGTCCCTGTAGTGGCCTGTGTGCATTGTCGGGGCCTCTGTCCCTTCTCAGATGTCATCTGTGACTCTTGCTTCGTCCTTCGCTCCAGCCGCATGGGCCTCTTTCGTGTTCTCACCAAGCCTCAGGACTAGTCCACTTCCCTTTCCCACCACCCAGACTGTTTGTCCCCTGCATTCTCCCATGTCTCACTTTCTTCTCAAAAGTCCCCTTATTGGAGAGACCCTCCCTGACCATCCTGTGAGTGGCATCCCTTACCCACACCTTGGGTGCTTATCACCAAACTTAACCTGTACTATATTCCTGTATATGTTCAATTACGTGTTGCCTATCTCCACCACCCACTAAAAATGTAAGCTTCATGAAGGCACAGAGCAGGGACTCAGTAAAAAGCTTTCAAATGAACAAAATTTTGCAAATGAAGCATTTGGTAGTCTCTAACATCCTCATGGAGTAGACCTAGGACATTTTTACCATTCCTAGGCATTATTTTCTAACATACTTGGCTATAATTTCTGAAGACTGGCTTTCTTCCCTTTTAAACACTTCCACGTATTTGGGGAGCTCTGGCTGCCCAGCATCTCTAGTTCTCCTTGCTCACTAAGGGCATCTGGACCAATTTTGTGTTCACTTCTGCAAGCTCGGTAAAACTCCAGGCTAGTTACTCACCGAATATTGGAGAACTGGTCACTTAGAGACTGGATGTGGTTTATAACATTTCTGCCCCATATGGTGCTTCTTTCTCAAGCTTACAAGTGCTCTGACTTTTCcagttcttttattttcatccttcattcattcattttctctgtgGGATGAATGATGATGAAAGGAGTCCCCGAGGAGTTGGGAATGAAGCAACTCACTGTTCCGGGACACGGTGAGATGGTCCCAGAGGTCAGCAGAGATGCTGGAAAGCTGAGATGCTCTGGGCAGCTGGAGAAGGAGGTGGGGTGTGCACCAGAGGTGGAGACTGGGAGAAGATGCAGTGACCCCGGGAGGAGGTGGCAGTCCTCTGAGATGAGGAGGTTTTTAAGTACAACTGAGCAATTATCAAAGGAAAACCTGAGTGAGCACCACGTCCACGAAGCCAGTTTATCAGCCGTGGCCACCGGTATTAGCCCATGGCAGACAGAGATGGGAGGCACTTGGTGTGGCAGTGGCCAGTGCCACCAGCCCCTGGTGACGATGCCAACACTGGGGCGGGCAGAGAAGTGAGTATAGATAGACAGTCAGGCAGCATTCACTTAGATCTCCTCTgatctcctctcctctccatagGGTGGACGGACAAACCTGGTCCTGAGAACCAGGGAGGGGCAGAAAGAAACCTTTCTAGGGTGAAAAAAAGCCCTGAAATGAAGATTATAAATAGGACAGTGGCAGAAACTTTAATAATTCCAGTGGGTTACACAAAGCACTGACTTAGTTTGATTTTCAAACTTGGGTCAGATATGGTATAGGCAGATTGGGTTCGAGGTCAAGACAGTATATACCTTTTTTAGAACAAAGTGAGCCCCGGGTCTCAGTTTGAATGGCACTGAGCTGAGATTCCTGAGTCCCCACTCGCTACGTGGGGCCCCagctccctcctcacctgcctgcctctctccATGCAGAGCAAAGCGGTTTGAGTGGAGAGAGGGCAGAGAAGTCCCGGCGAGGCCGTGAGAAGACGAGCAAGCCGACAGAGGCTGAGGAAACGGCCGTTCATGTGTGAACGCGCATAGTCCTTAGGGAAAGaggtcatttaaatttggaggggAAAACGCAGCTAAGCGACTTGGAATAGCGGAGTTAGCAGGAAGAATCATTCAATATTAATGGGGCAGACAACTAACAAAAAACCAGACCACTGGAGGGTGTCATTCCGAAGTGGGTAATGGCACTGATGGAAGGCACTGGAAATGGGGGAATCAGCACCCAGGAAGGTGCTAGGCAGGAGGAGCTGAGGTGGGGAGGGGCTCTGCACTCTGATGGGTGAGAGGAGGCCCTGGGGGGCTCGCAGCGGTTGGTGAGACGGAGGGGCCAGCCCCGGCTGGGCTGTGACGAGGcgat
This is a stretch of genomic DNA from Manis pentadactyla isolate mManPen7 chromosome 7, mManPen7.hap1, whole genome shotgun sequence. It encodes these proteins:
- the TAS2R38 gene encoding LOW QUALITY PROTEIN: taste receptor type 2 member 38 (The sequence of the model RefSeq protein was modified relative to this genomic sequence to represent the inferred CDS: inserted 2 bases in 1 codon; deleted 3 bases in 3 codons); amino-acid sequence: MLIVSPIMTVSXDIRSAFLSPSLLEFAAGIQANAFIFLVNFWDMVQRKPLSNCDLILLSLSFTQLFLHGLLFLNAIPPSYPLQRVTDPLSLSYQTIVMLWTVTDQAGFWLTTRLSLPRCAKVVCFSHTFLLCVATWITRKIRQMLLHAVLFSCACTALCLWDFFNRSHFTITTVLYLNKNTEFNLQTVKLDFYHSFFFCSLGSIPPFLFFLVSSAVLIASLGTPMRTQRAKTRDSCDPSLEAHIKALKSLISFLGLCMVSLCTALISVPLLIQWHNRFSVMVCVGMVAAYPLGCAAILIIGNAKLRRAVETILPWVQSSLKVRVGHQEGSRTPDLH